From a region of the Helianthus annuus cultivar XRQ/B chromosome 5, HanXRQr2.0-SUNRISE, whole genome shotgun sequence genome:
- the LOC110941721 gene encoding uncharacterized protein LOC110941721, with protein sequence MECNKDEALRAKEISEAKLVEKDFVGAKKFAQKADKLFHGLEGVSHLLVILDVYISSEKKINGEPDWYGVLGVGPTSDDETIRKNYKKLALYLHPDKNKSVGAEGAFKLVSQAWTLLSDKVQKKVYDQSRNPKPVYEPVSVTQKTSASTTKPVYKPVSVTQKTSASTTKPVQTIPRPPNTATFWTSCLRCSMRFEYSRVYLNQKIVCPSCHGPFWAIESPAPPMNHHSTTMYPQRQNPKTNHNVNSQQGPSLNTSNVSNVNVQKGPSLNTSAVNRFKNRHQAKVAANDGILKRKRVAEQSATVNVGNANAKINSGGQKVNIDNSRRELSLAETRIMLMTKARKEILKKMNEWDSESASKKESSGKKYGEEIIVNGTNKVKEVKTPLIDTTCKDEYNDDMDSDVAEAKATLMSVPDPDFHDFDMDRTERSFGENEVWAAYDEDDGMPRYYAMIHNVISKKPFKMQISWLNSKTNAELGPINWVSSGFPKTSGEFRIGKHVINTSLNSFSHKVQWAKGKKGVIQVYPKKGNVWAVYTNWSPSWNEFTPDEVIHKYDMVTVLEDFNEEKGVVVAPLVKVSGFKSVFRQHADVAEGRTIPRDEIFRLSHQVPFYLLTGEEAVGVPEGCLELDPAALPLELLQTTIEPEVKTVEDGSCKKTEANEMITYSRKKGKNGKLQ encoded by the coding sequence ATGGAATGCAATAAAGACGAAGCTCTACGGGCCAAAGAGATATCCGAGGCAAAGCTGGTAGAAAAAGATTTCGTGGGAGCGAAAAAGTTTGCACAAAAAGCCGATAAGCTATTTCACGGGCTTGAAGGTGTGTCACATCTATTAGTAATCCTCGATGTTTACATTTCCTCAGAGAAGAAGATCAACGGAGAACCAGATTGGTACGGTGTTCTTGGTGTGGGACCCACAAGTGACGATGAAACTATTAGGAAGAATTATAAGAAACTCGCACTCTATCTTCATCCTGACAAGAACAAATCAGTCGGAGCTGAAGGTGCGTTTAAGCTCGTGTCTCAGGCGTGGACTTTACTCTCTGATAAAGTTCAAAAAAAAGTCTATGACCAAAGCAGAAACCCGAAGCCCGTTTACGAACCGGTTAGTGTCACTCAGAAAACGTCAGCCTCTACTACTAAGCCCGTTTACAAACCGGTTAGTGTCACTCAGAAGACGTCAGCCTCTACTACTAAGCCCGTTCAAACAATTCCTAGGCCGCCAAACACGGCTACATTTTGGACTTCATGTCTAAGATGCTCCATGCGGTTCGAATATTCGAGAGTTTACTTAAACCAGAAGATTGTGTGTCCTAGCTGTCATGGCCCGTTTTGGGCTATAGAGTCGCCGGCCCCACCCATGAACCATCATTCAACAACGATGTATCCTCAAAGGCAAAATCCCAAAACGAATCATAATGTGAACAGTCAGCAGGGCCCGTCGTTAAACACATCTAATGTCAGTAATGTGAATGTCCAAAAGGGCCCGTCGTTGAACACGTCAGCTGTGAACAGATTTAAAAACCGACATCAGGCGAAAGTAGCTGCAAATGATGGAATTTTGAAACGGAAACGTGTAGCCGAACAGTCTGCTACGGTAAATGTCGGAAATGCGAATGCGAAAATCAATTCAGGAGGTCAAAAGGTCAATATTGATAATAGTAGAAGGGAATTATCACTGGCGGAAACGCGTATCATGTTGATGACAAAAGCTCGGAAAGAAATTCTTAAGAAAATGAACGAATGGGATTCAGAAAGTGCGTCAAAGAAAGAAAGCAGTGGTAAAAAGTACGGTGAAGAAATCATTGTAAACGGTACAAACAAGGTTAAAGAAGTAAAAACGCCATTAATCGATACTACGTGCAAAGATGAGTACAATGATGACATGGATTCTGATGTGGCAGAAGCAAAAGCAACGCTAATGAGTGTACCGGATCCCGATTTTCACGATTTCGACATGGACAGAACCGAAAGATCGTTTGGTGAAAACGAGGTTTGGGCTGCTTACGATGAAGATGACGGCATGCCTCGTTATTACGCAATGATTCATAATGTCATATCGAAAAAACCATTCAAGATGCAAATAAGTTGGCTGAATTCCAAAACCAACGCTGAATTAGGCCCGATCAATTGGGTTTCATCAGGATTTCCTAAAACCAGTGGCGAGTTTAGAATCGGTAAACATGTGATAAACACATCGCTTAATTCtttctcacacaaagttcaatggGCGAAAGGGAAAAAAGGGGTTATCCAAGTTTACCCGAAAAAAGGCAACGTGTGGGCTGTTTATACAAACTGGTCTCCGAGTTGGAACGAGTTCACTCCAGACGAAGTGATTCATAAATACGATATGGTTACGGTTCTTGAAGATTTTAACGAGGAAAAAGGGGTGGTTGTAGCTCCTTTGGTCAAAGTTTCGGGGTTCAAATCTGTGTTTCGTCAGCATGCTGACGTTGCTGAAGGGCGTACAATTCCGAGGGATGAAATCTTTCGATTATCTCATCAAGTGCCGTTTTATTTGCTCACTGGTGAAGAAGCTGTTGGTGTTCCAGAAGGTTGTTTGGAGCTTGATCCTGCAGCATTGCCGTTGGAGCTCCTTCAAACAACGATTGAACCAGAAGTAAAAACAGTGGAGGATGGAAGTTGTAAGAAAACCGAGGCTAACGAGATGATTACGTATTCtagaaaaaaaggaaaaaatgggAAACTTCAGTAA
- the LOC110941718 gene encoding uncharacterized protein LOC110941718 has translation MADWGPVLVAVVLFVLLTPGLLFQLPGHNRVVEFGSMRTSGAAVIVHAVIYFAVITIFLIAIGVHVYAG, from the coding sequence ATGGCGGATTGGGGACCGGTGCTGGTAGCAGTTGTGCTGTTCGTGCTGCTAACGCCGGGGCTGCTGTTTCAGTTGCCGGGACACAACCGTGTGGTGGAGTTCGGCAGCATGCGCACTAGCGGCGCTGCCGTGATTGTTCACGCCGTTATCTATTTCGCCGTTATTACCATTTTCCTTATCGCCATTGGTGTTCATGTTTACGCCGGTTAA
- the LOC110941720 gene encoding CBS domain-containing protein CBSCBSPB1: MSSRHGSSSRRSMPSSSPSSTSSPRKKKLFTKSRSTVGVTGERTVKRLHLSRAVTVPETTTIYEACCRMAAKRVDAVLLIDSNAHLSGILTDKDIAARVIAHEIDFMNTPASKVMTKNPIYVQSDTLAVEALQKMVQGQFRHLPVVENGEVIALLDIAKCIHEAIARMERTAEKGNSIAAAVEGPNTFIETLRERMFKPTLSTIIPENSKIVTVSPFDTVVMATKKMLEFRSSSAIVTVDNKPRGILTSNDILTRVIAQDLPAESTLVEKILTPNPECATTDTPIVDALHTMHDGKFLHLPVVDRDGFIVSIVDVLHITNAAIATVGNATGGNNEGGSSMMQAFWDSAMALNPIEDEDETRSECSLKLAYESGETGKSLANPSNENPNSFAFKIQDKRGRMHRFISDSHSLADLTTAIIQRLGGEINRYHLPQILYEDEDQDKVVISSDNDLTAAVEHARLAGWKVLKLHLDDSGTIHSQHVSRSSARAMEVRQADAWGSAYGAAAAGAAIVAGIGMLVFLRRSGN, encoded by the exons ATGAGTTCTCGTCATGGAAGTTCATCACGGAGAAGTATGCCATCGTCATCTCCATCCTCGACTTCATCTCCCAGGAAGAAGAAACTCTTCACCAAATCTCGTTCCACCGT GGGCGTAACAGGAGAACGTACAGTGAAGCGGTTGCACCTATCGAGGGCTGTGACTGTACCTGAAACCACAACTATTTATGAAGCCTGCTGTCGGATGGCTGCTAAAAGAGTTGACGCTGTTTTACTAATCGACTCAAATGCACATCTTAGCGGTATATTGACAGACAAG GATATTGCAGCACGAGTTATTGCTCACGAGATTGATTTTATGAACACGCCTGCATCAAAGGTAATGACGAAGAACCCGATTTACGTGCAGTCGGATACTCTTGCTGTGGAAGCCCTGCAAAAGATGGTGCAAG GACAATTTAGACACTTGCCTGTGGTAGAGAACGGTGAGGTTATTGCTTTACTTGATATAGCAAAGTGTATACATGAAGCAATTGCGCGTATGGAACGGACAGCTGAAAAGGGAAATTCCATAGCAGCTGCTGTTGAAG GTCCCAATACGTTCATCGAAACGCTTAGAGAGCGGATGTTTAAGCCTACCTTGTCTACCATTATACCGGAGAATTCAAA GATTGTGACTGTTTCCCCATTCGACACGGTTGTTATGGCAACAAAAAAGATGCTCGAGTTTCGTAGTAGCTCTGCCATTGTAACAGTTGATAACAAGCCACGAGGGATTCTAAC CTCAAATGATATCTTAACAAGGGTGATCGCACAAGATCTTCCTGCTGAATCAACCTTGGTAGAGAAG ATATTGACTCCAAATCCCGAATGTGCCACTACCGATACACCTATCGTTGATGCCCTGCATACTATGCATGACGGAAAATTTTTACATCTTCCGGTTGTTGATAGAG ATGGTTTTATTGTTTCCATTGTTGATGTACTCCACATCACCAATGCTGCAATAGCCACC GTGGGAAATGCTACGGGTGGTAACAACGAGGGGGGGAGTTCAATGATGCAGGCGTTTTGGGACTCTGCAATGGCGTTAAATCCtatagaagatgaagatgaaacgAGAAG TGAGTGTTCCTTGAAACTGGCTTATGAAAGTGGCGAAACCGGAAAATCTCTTGCGAATCCTTCAAACGAGAATCCTAATTCATTTGCTTTCAAAATTCAAGATAAGAGGGGTCGTATGCATAGATTTATCAGTG ATTCTCATAGTTTGGCGGATCTTACAACGGCAATAATTCAGAGACTAGGGGGTGAGATCAACCGCTACCACCTCCCACAAATTCTG TATGAAGACGAAGACCAGGATAAAGTCGTAATTTCATCAGACAATGATCTTACTGCAGCTGTGGAACATGCACGATTAGCTGGTTGGAAG GTACTAAAGTTGCATTTGGATGATTCTGGGACGATTCATAGTCAACATGTGTCAAGATCATCGGCACGTGCTATGGAGGTTCGTCAAGCCGATGCATGGGGTTCTGCATACGGTGCTGCTGCAGCCGGAGCTGCCATAGTAGCTGGAATAGGCATGCTAGTCTTCCTAAGACGGTCCGGTAATTGA